TTTTTCAAATAAATTTTTGCATTTTCTGGTAATTCTTCATAACTTCTTGCTTCTGCTATGCTTTCATCCCATCCATCAAACTCTTCATATACTGGTTTACACTTAGCTAAATCCTCTAAGCTAGCTGGGAAGTAATCAATTACTTTTCCATCTAACTCATATCCAACACAAACTTTTACTTTTTCTATACCAGCTAAAGTATCCATTTTTGTTATAGCAAAACTTGTAAGACCAGAAACTCTAGCAGTAGTTTTTAAAATTACAAGGTCAAGCCATCCACATCTTCTAGCTCTTCCTGTAGTAACTCCAAATTCATGACCTACCTGTCTTATATGTTCTCCCATTTCATCATTTAGCTCTGTTGGGAATGGTCCTTTACCCACTCTTGTAGTATATGCCTTACCAATTCCTACAGCATTTGTAATCATTGTAGGACCTATACCTGTACCTGTACATACTCCACCAGCCATAGTATTTGATGATGTTACATATGGATATGTACCATAATCTATATCAAGAAGCATTCCTTGTGCTCCTTCAAATAATACATTTTTATTAGCCTTTATAGAATTATATATCTCAACTGACGTTTCTCTAACATATGGTCTTATCTTTTCACCAAACTCTAAATACTTATTATAGGTTTCTTCAAAATCAATTTCTTCGCCATTTAATACATCTACTATGATTTTATTCTTAAGAGCTAAATTATCCTCTAATTTTTCTCTTAATACTTCCTTATGAAGTAAATCACATATTCTTATTCCACTTCTTTCAGCCTTATCTGTATAACATGGTCCTATACCCTTCCCGGTAGTTCCAATGTCATTTTTACCTCTCCACTTTTCTTTTAATCCATCTAAAACTTTGTGGTAAGGCATTATAACTTGTGCTCTATCACTTATTGCAAGTCTTTCTGGTGTTACATCAACACCTAGTTCTTTCAAGTAATCTATTTCTGTAAACAATGCTTCTGGGTCTATAACTACACCATTACCTAATATATTAAGTTTATCCTCATATAATATTCCTGATGGAATTAAATGAAGTTTGTATTCCTTATCTCCAACTATTACTGTGTGCCCAGCATTATTTCCACCTTGAAATCTTACAACAACCCCTGCTTCTTCTGCTAAATAGTCAGTCATTTTTCCTTTTCCTTCGTCACCCCATTGAGCTCCAAGTACTATAAAAGCTGCCATTACGCATTCCTCTCTTTCATTTAAGAAGATTAACTTCTTTTAATTTATACATTAATTATGTTCTACACTTAATTTAATCATACATTTTTATCTTATCAAATAGCTAATTAAATATCAATAATAAAACGAATACTTATATATAAAATTATAGTATCGTTCGTCTAAATGCAAAATCTTCTCTGTGATGAGAAGATTTTTATAACTATTTAGCAATACGTCTTGCAACATAGACTCCACTTGCTGATGCCTGTGATAAAGAATGTGTAACTCCTGAGCAATCACCAAGAACATAAAGCCCTCTTACATTAGTTTCCAGATTTCTATCAACCTCTACCTTACAATTATAGAACTTAACTTCAACTCCATATAAAAGTGTATCCTCATTAGCTGTACCTGGTGCTATCTTGTCTAAAGCATATATCATCTCTATAATATCGTCCATTTGTCTTTTAGGTAGAACAAGGCTTAAATCTCCAGGTGTAGCCTTTAGTGTAGATCTTGTAAAACTTTTTGCCATGGTTTTTTCGCTACTTCTGTGCCCTTTGATAAGATCTCCAAACCTTTGAACTAAAACCCCACCCCCTAGCATATTACTAAGCCTCGCTATAGATTCTCCGTATTCATTACTATCCTTAAACGGTTCTGTAAAACGATTGGATACTAGTAAAGCAAAATTTGTGTTTTCTGTATGCAAATCAGGATTAGAATAACTATGACCATTTACAGTAACTATTCCATTAGTATTCTCAGTTACCACTTCTCCATGAGGATTCATACAAAAAGTTCTTACTAAGTCAGAATGACTTTTAGTCCTATATACTATTTTGCTTTCGTATACTTCATCTGTAATATGTTCAAATACGCTAGAAGGAAGTTCTACACGTACACCAATATCAACTCTGTTATTCTCTGTCTTTATGTTTAATTTATTACAAAGATTAGATGTCCATTTTGAACCTGAACGACCTGTAGCTAAAATAAGCTTGTCTGATTTAAATTCTTTATTTTTAGTAATTATATTAAACTCATTATTGTCTTTTTTTATATCTATTACTTCTGTATTAAATAACAATTCCATGTTTTCTTTTAAAAGGTTATATATATTAGTTAATATCCTTACATTTCTATCTGTACCTAAATGTCTGACCTTAGCATCTAAGAGGTGTAGATCATGTTGAATAGCTCTTCTTTTAAGTCCTGAATTAGCTGTAGAGTACAGTCTTGCGTCACTGCCACCCATACTGCACAAAACACTATCCACATAATCCATAAGTTCTAAGGCCTGCTTTTCACCTATATACTTATGTAAATCTCCACCAAAATTATTAGTTATATTATATTTTCCATCAGATAAGGTACCAGCGCCACCATATCCATTCATAATATTACAGCTATTACAATGAATACAGTTTTTTATCTTTTCTCCGTCGATCGGACAATTTCTTTTTTCTATACTGTTTCCTTTTTCAATCATTAAAACTTTTAAACTTGGATTTATTTTCAACAACTCATAAGATGCGAATATTCCACTTGCACCTGCCCCCACAATAATAATATCATATTTCACAGATATCCCTCCTAAGGTTAATAAATTAGCAACTAACCATATAAAATATTAACAAATGTAATTAAAATAGTCAATAATATTTCCGAATAATATTATATATAATAGTTTTATTATTCGCATTTAGAATCTTAAATTTTTCATAATTTTTATTATTTGTATATTTTTTATATCTATTAATGTTATAATTCTTTTGTATGATTTATCTTAAAAATTAAATTTCTAATTAAAATATAGGGAGGAATTCCTGTGAATATACCTAACATCCTAACTATAATCAGATTATTTTTAATTCCTTTATTTGTAATAGTATTTTACTCAAACAATAGCATAGCATATGCAATATTTATTTTTGTGTTATCAGGGATAACAGATGTACTTGATGGATATATTGCCAGGAAATATAACCAAATAACTAAAATAGGTATAATGTTAGATCCTATAGCTGATAAACTTATGTTAGTTACAGTGCTCCTATGTTTAAGCACTAAAAAATATATCCCTTATTGGGTACCTATAGTCATAATTATAAAAGAATTAACTATGATATGTGGTGGTTTCTTACTATATAATAAACAAGACACTGTAGTACCTGCCAATCCATTTGGAAAGCTTGCTACATTCTTATTTCATATATCTATACTTATACTATACTTCAACTATGCACTAGGAAGATATTTATTATATGCATCTGTAATCGCTACATTATTAGCTTTCTTTACATACTTTATAAATTATTTAAAAGTAAAAGAATATAAAAATAAACCCAGATAAGCATCTGGGTTTATTTCCATAAATCATCCATAAGTTTTTCTATTTCTTTTTTTCTATTACTTGTATCTTTCTCATCTATAGTTACATTTATTTCTAAATTTAATATAGTACCTTCTCTTGCATCCTTAGGAATTATATCTTTAGGAATATCTATGGTCTTTCCTTCAGCAATTTCAACTACTGCATAATTTCCTTCAAATCTATCTACAATACCTTTCATTCCTACACCTACTCTTCTCTTTTTAAATTACTCCTATAAACACTTAAATTATCTAAAGACCAAATTCTATCTGAAAAGCTACCTTCTTCTGTTTCACTTACAGCTTTACGCATATCATACATTCTAGCATCCATAACATCTATATGATGTAAAAGTTCTGCCTCCGGAATCATAGGCTTTTTAGGACTACCATACTCAGCCTCATAATGATGAGATAGAACCATATGTTGTAATAACATAGCAACTTCTTTGTCAGCACCAACTTTCTCTGCGGCAACTTCAATTTTTCTAACTCCAATAACTATATGGCCTAGTAATTGCCCCTCAACACTATATTTATCAACTATTCCAAGGGTATTAGATTCCATTTCCTCTATTTTTGCTATATCATGAATTATAATACCTGCATAAAGTAAGTCCTTATTGATAAAATCATATATCTCACATAATTTTTCTCCAACTTTAAGCATAGTTGTTATATGATATAAAAGTCCTGAACGAATAGAATGGTGATTTGATTTTGCTGCCGGATAATACATTATTGCATCTCCAGCTTCATCTAATATATATTCAAGTATCTTCTTCACATCTTTATTTTTTATACGCTCTTTATATCCTAATAATTCATCAAACATATCTTTAGGATCATTTGGAGCTACTGGGACAAAATCTTCTGCATTAAATGTATCCTTTTCATTTACTGGTGTTATAGTATCCACCTTAAATTGAAGTTTACCTCTCCAATCTACTACGTTCCCTGTTACCTTCACAAGCATATTAGCTTTAATTGTATCCTCTTTTCCATCTCTACATTCCCAAAGCTTTGCGTTTATTTCTCCCGTCCTATCCATTAACTCTATATCTAAAAATTTATTATTAGTTCCATTTGTTAATCTACAAGTTATGTCTTTCACTAAGAATATTCCCTGTATTTTATCGCCTCTTTGAAACTGACCTATAGTCTTCGAATTCATACGAATCTCTCCTTATGAAAAATCTTATCATTAATATATTTATTGTAACCCTAAACATAATATTATACAAATAATTTTAGAATAGGTATAAATAACGCTATAAATACTTAGGTAAAACTTAATATTTTCATTAAAAAGGTTGTCCTAGACATATTAGGACAACCTTTGAAATTAAATATTTATTTAGCACCTTGATTTCCTTCAGATTTCTGTGATTTCGATTCTTCTTGACCTGGTACTACCGGTGGCTTTGGATCTTGCTTTGGTGGTGTTGGTGTTTTAGGTGGTGCTTCTGGCTTTGGATCTTGCTTTGGTGGTATTGGTGTTTTTGGTGGTATTGGTGTTTTCGACTCTTCATTTTTAGAACCATTTGTTCCACTACCTGTTCCTACACCAGTACCTTTTTTGTTTTTCTTGCTTTGCGTATATCCATTACTACTATTATTATTATTTTCTACATACTTTTTCTTCTTAGGCTTTGGCATATCATACTCATGTTCATCTTTCTTATGAAAATCTTGTACACTTTCGCCATGATATTTAAATTGCTCATATTTCTTTTCATCATAAGCAATATCTTCAAAGATAAAATCATGCATTACTTTTTTATTATTATCCTTGTCCATTACTTGAACCCAGCCCTTGGCTTTACTTATAATCAAACCATCACTTAACTTA
The nucleotide sequence above comes from Hathewaya histolytica. Encoded proteins:
- a CDS encoding adenylosuccinate synthase, which translates into the protein MAAFIVLGAQWGDEGKGKMTDYLAEEAGVVVRFQGGNNAGHTVIVGDKEYKLHLIPSGILYEDKLNILGNGVVIDPEALFTEIDYLKELGVDVTPERLAISDRAQVIMPYHKVLDGLKEKWRGKNDIGTTGKGIGPCYTDKAERSGIRICDLLHKEVLREKLEDNLALKNKIIVDVLNGEEIDFEETYNKYLEFGEKIRPYVRETSVEIYNSIKANKNVLFEGAQGMLLDIDYGTYPYVTSSNTMAGGVCTGTGIGPTMITNAVGIGKAYTTRVGKGPFPTELNDEMGEHIRQVGHEFGVTTGRARRCGWLDLVILKTTARVSGLTSFAITKMDTLAGIEKVKVCVGYELDGKVIDYFPASLEDLAKCKPVYEEFDGWDESIAEARSYEELPENAKIYLKNIEKFTDTKISIVSVGPKRNQTIRVCDL
- a CDS encoding DUF3006 domain-containing protein, with protein sequence MKGIVDRFEGNYAVVEIAEGKTIDIPKDIIPKDAREGTILNLEINVTIDEKDTSNRKKEIEKLMDDLWK
- a CDS encoding NAD(P)/FAD-dependent oxidoreductase: MKYDIIIVGAGASGIFASYELLKINPSLKVLMIEKGNSIEKRNCPIDGEKIKNCIHCNSCNIMNGYGGAGTLSDGKYNITNNFGGDLHKYIGEKQALELMDYVDSVLCSMGGSDARLYSTANSGLKRRAIQHDLHLLDAKVRHLGTDRNVRILTNIYNLLKENMELLFNTEVIDIKKDNNEFNIITKNKEFKSDKLILATGRSGSKWTSNLCNKLNIKTENNRVDIGVRVELPSSVFEHITDEVYESKIVYRTKSHSDLVRTFCMNPHGEVVTENTNGIVTVNGHSYSNPDLHTENTNFALLVSNRFTEPFKDSNEYGESIARLSNMLGGGVLVQRFGDLIKGHRSSEKTMAKSFTRSTLKATPGDLSLVLPKRQMDDIIEMIYALDKIAPGTANEDTLLYGVEVKFYNCKVEVDRNLETNVRGLYVLGDCSGVTHSLSQASASGVYVARRIAK
- the pgsA gene encoding CDP-diacylglycerol--glycerol-3-phosphate 3-phosphatidyltransferase; amino-acid sequence: MNIPNILTIIRLFLIPLFVIVFYSNNSIAYAIFIFVLSGITDVLDGYIARKYNQITKIGIMLDPIADKLMLVTVLLCLSTKKYIPYWVPIVIIIKELTMICGGFLLYNKQDTVVPANPFGKLATFLFHISILILYFNYALGRYLLYASVIATLLAFFTYFINYLKVKEYKNKPR
- a CDS encoding 3'-5' exoribonuclease YhaM family protein, with product MNSKTIGQFQRGDKIQGIFLVKDITCRLTNGTNNKFLDIELMDRTGEINAKLWECRDGKEDTIKANMLVKVTGNVVDWRGKLQFKVDTITPVNEKDTFNAEDFVPVAPNDPKDMFDELLGYKERIKNKDVKKILEYILDEAGDAIMYYPAAKSNHHSIRSGLLYHITTMLKVGEKLCEIYDFINKDLLYAGIIIHDIAKIEEMESNTLGIVDKYSVEGQLLGHIVIGVRKIEVAAEKVGADKEVAMLLQHMVLSHHYEAEYGSPKKPMIPEAELLHHIDVMDARMYDMRKAVSETEEGSFSDRIWSLDNLSVYRSNLKREE